A single Perca flavescens isolate YP-PL-M2 chromosome 2, PFLA_1.0, whole genome shotgun sequence DNA region contains:
- the LOC114572870 gene encoding germ cell-specific gene 1-like protein, translated as MKTTRKCRSLLSVSLNFFALFFSITAFITTYWCVGTQRVPKPKCSKLRTHQCIDYGVNETDPNKVVYSWETGDDRFLFRQFHTGIWFSCEENIHDESEMCRSFIDLAPASEKGMLWLSLVSEMLYIVLLVVGFSLMCLDLVHSRNVIDGLKLNAFAAVFTVLSGLLGMVAHVMYTQVFQVTVSLGPPDWRPYNWDYGWSFCMAWASFTCCMGASVTTLNSYTKTVIEFRHKRKTFEQSIREEQAREAFGYFRERSLHSISKSVEVYSSQTLKSGRKTLIPADSLDLSDIPTSLGEEQC; from the exons ATGAAGACGACTCGCAAATGCAGGAGCCTTCTGTCGGTTAGCTTGAACTTCTTCGCCCTGTTCTTCTCAATAACGGCGTTTATAACGACTTACTGGTGCGTGGGGACCCAGAGAGTCCCCAAGCCAAAGTGCAGCAAGCtgaggacacaccagtgcatagaCTACGGAGTGAACGAGACAGACCCGAACAAAGTGGTGTACAGCTGGGAGACCGGGGACGACAGGTTTCTGTTCCGACAGTTCCACACCGGCATCTGGTTCTCATGTGAGGAGAATATCCACGATGAAA GTGAGATGTGCAGAAGCTTCATCGACTTGGCTCCTGCATCAGAGAAAG GGATGCTGTGGCTGTCGCTGGTTTCTGAGATGTTGTACATTGTTCTGCTGGTGGTGGGATTCAGCCTCATGTGTTTAGACCTGGTCCACTCCAGAAACGTCATTGATGGACTAAAGCTCAATGCCTTTGCTGCCGTCTTCACTGTGCTCTCAG GTCTTCTTGGCATGGTCGCTCATGTGATGTACACACAGGTCTTCCAGGTCACTGTCAGCCTCGGCCCACCTGATTGGAGGCCCTACAACTGGGACTACGGCTGGTCCTTCTG CATGGCCTGGGCATCCTTCACCTGCTGCATGGGCGCATCAGTCACCACCCTCAACTCCTACACAAAGACCGTCATCGAGTTTAGACACAAACGCAAGACCTTTGAGCAAAGCATCCGCGAGGAGCAGGCACGGGAGGCTTTCGGATATTTCCGGGAACGCTCCCTGCACTCCATCTCCAAATCCGTGGAGGTTTATTCCAGCCAGACCTTGAAAAGTGGCAGGAAAACGCTCATACCGGCTGACTCTCTGGACCTGAGTGACATTCCAACATCTTTGGGGGAAGAGCAGTGCTGA